A DNA window from Bacteroidetes Order II. bacterium contains the following coding sequences:
- a CDS encoding DUF1211 domain-containing protein: MHKGRLEAFSDGVLVIIVTIMVLELKVPEGAAWQDLWPLLPKFLSYALSFLMVLIYWNSHHHLMQTIKTVNGKIMLANGLWLFVISLLPFATSWMGENDFQSNPVILQGVIFILAGFVSRFLSLMIIKSEGSDSILAKLQNDNWKGTISWISYSIGITLAFYYPGVSAVIYFFVAFMWLVPDKRIEHFLKNN; this comes from the coding sequence ATGCACAAAGGAAGATTAGAAGCATTCAGTGATGGTGTTCTGGTAATTATTGTTACCATTATGGTGTTAGAACTTAAGGTGCCTGAAGGCGCAGCATGGCAAGATTTATGGCCGCTTTTACCCAAATTTTTAAGCTATGCCCTCAGTTTTTTGATGGTGCTGATTTACTGGAATAGCCACCACCATCTCATGCAAACGATTAAAACCGTAAACGGTAAGATCATGCTGGCAAATGGACTTTGGCTTTTTGTGATTTCCTTGCTTCCTTTTGCTACTTCCTGGATGGGCGAAAATGATTTTCAGTCAAATCCTGTTATTTTACAAGGTGTTATCTTCATTCTGGCAGGATTCGTGAGCCGGTTTTTATCCTTAATGATTATTAAATCGGAGGGGTCAGATTCTATTTTAGCAAAATTACAAAACGATAACTGGAAAGGTACCATTTCTTGGATTTCGTACTCCATTGGAATTACTTTAGCTTTTTATTATCCAGGTGTATCTGCTGTTATTTATTTTTTTGTGGCCTTTATGTGGCTGGTTCCCGACAAAAGGATCGAACACTTTTTGAAAAACAATTAG
- a CDS encoding glutamate synthase subunit beta: MGKPTGFIEFARKTIPYRPPLERIQDAKEIYTRTDESALITQGARCMDCGIPFCHSETGCPVDNLIPEWNDLVFRGEWKTALDRLHKTNNFPEFTGRVCPAPCEGSCTLGINEQPVTIKNIEQSIIDRGFAESWVTATPPRFRTEFRVAVVGSGPAGLAAADELNKHGHTVTVFERNDRIGGLLTYGIPNMKLDKGVVERRVRLLEASGVHFVTNANIGINIDPQTLRNDFDAIVLAVGATRPRDLSAPGRELKGIHFAMDFLEANTKRLLDGEAATSPFIDAKGKKVIVIGGGDTGTDCIATSVRHGATSVVNFEIMPKPPNERAESNPWPEWPRIFRVDYGHTEAEAVFGEDPRTYTLVTKGFIGNENGQIIGVETVNIAWEGGKLSEIAGTEKAWEADLVFLSMGFLGPEATLAKAFGLQTDARSNFKAAFKRHETSIPGIFAAGDCRRGQSLVVWAIREGREAAQSVHQYLTKTLQFAKPVEAVAV, encoded by the coding sequence ATGGGAAAGCCAACCGGATTTATTGAATTTGCCCGAAAAACCATCCCATATCGTCCACCTCTTGAACGGATTCAAGATGCCAAGGAGATATACACCCGCACAGACGAATCTGCCCTGATTACACAAGGAGCCCGTTGTATGGATTGTGGCATCCCGTTTTGCCATTCCGAAACGGGATGTCCGGTGGATAACCTAATACCGGAATGGAATGATTTGGTGTTTCGAGGCGAATGGAAAACAGCCCTCGACAGGTTACATAAAACCAATAATTTTCCAGAATTTACGGGCCGTGTTTGTCCTGCACCCTGTGAAGGCTCTTGTACACTGGGCATCAACGAACAACCGGTAACCATCAAAAACATTGAACAATCCATCATTGACCGTGGTTTTGCAGAAAGTTGGGTCACCGCTACGCCACCCCGATTCCGGACAGAGTTTCGGGTTGCAGTAGTGGGAAGCGGCCCTGCTGGACTGGCTGCCGCCGATGAGTTGAACAAACACGGACATACCGTGACTGTGTTTGAACGCAATGACCGAATAGGCGGACTGTTGACCTATGGCATTCCAAACATGAAATTGGACAAAGGTGTAGTGGAACGACGGGTAAGACTATTAGAAGCAAGTGGGGTACACTTTGTGACCAATGCCAATATTGGGATAAACATAGACCCACAGACGCTGCGTAATGATTTTGATGCGATTGTATTGGCCGTAGGCGCTACTCGGCCCCGTGACTTATCTGCTCCTGGCCGTGAATTAAAAGGTATTCATTTTGCAATGGATTTCTTGGAAGCCAATACCAAACGGCTCTTGGATGGCGAGGCGGCAACCAGTCCTTTCATTGATGCAAAAGGCAAAAAGGTCATCGTAATTGGGGGCGGGGATACCGGAACCGATTGCATTGCAACCTCCGTCCGACATGGGGCCACCTCGGTGGTAAATTTCGAGATAATGCCCAAACCGCCGAACGAGCGTGCCGAAAGCAACCCATGGCCAGAGTGGCCGCGTATCTTCCGTGTGGACTATGGGCATACCGAGGCCGAAGCCGTTTTTGGCGAAGACCCACGTACCTATACACTTGTTACAAAAGGCTTTATTGGCAATGAGAATGGCCAAATTATTGGAGTAGAAACCGTCAATATTGCCTGGGAGGGCGGCAAACTGAGCGAGATTGCTGGAACCGAAAAAGCATGGGAAGCTGATTTGGTCTTTCTCTCTATGGGATTTTTGGGGCCGGAAGCGACGCTTGCCAAGGCATTTGGTTTACAAACAGATGCACGATCCAATTTTAAGGCGGCTTTTAAACGCCACGAGACTTCGATACCGGGTATTTTTGCCGCTGGCGACTGTCGGCGTGGCCAATCTCTGGTAGTTTGGGCCATCCGCGAAGGCCGTGAAGCCGCGCAAAGCGTCCATCAATACCTCACCAAAACCCTTCAATTTGCCAAGCCCGTTGAAGCGGTTGCCGTATAA
- a CDS encoding SDR family NAD(P)-dependent oxidoreductase — MATKTTLITGATDGIGKALAAKLLAQDWDVTIVGRSPKKCVETVEELKRLTGRNHISAIEADLSSMQKTSEVCDRFLAAHTSLDLLVLNANAIANERIITSEGNEQNFAIGYLSRILMLKKLEETLANTQGSQILSVIGLDVQRLDFEDITIEKDFNGRKGLTRWQWAMNLFVQDYATTGAVPINLYMPGLVKTKILSNEPQPMRAFVKIMNLIIGLTPEKAANNVLKVVDDIAQKHKNGATYAWAKERSALKLDTQLGDLERLEGLTKEILRQYL, encoded by the coding sequence ATGGCAACTAAAACAACCCTCATCACGGGCGCCACCGACGGCATTGGCAAGGCCCTCGCCGCGAAACTTCTTGCACAGGACTGGGACGTGACCATCGTGGGCCGGTCGCCCAAAAAATGTGTCGAGACCGTGGAAGAACTGAAACGCCTCACAGGGCGCAACCACATCTCCGCCATTGAAGCCGACCTCAGTTCGATGCAAAAAACGAGCGAAGTCTGCGACCGCTTTCTGGCGGCGCATACTTCGCTCGACTTGCTGGTGCTGAACGCCAACGCCATCGCCAACGAGCGCATCATCACATCGGAAGGAAACGAGCAAAACTTTGCCATCGGCTATTTGTCCCGCATTTTGATGCTTAAAAAATTAGAAGAAACACTGGCGAATACGCAGGGAAGCCAAATCCTTTCGGTCATCGGGTTGGACGTGCAAAGGCTTGATTTTGAGGACATTACAATCGAAAAAGATTTCAACGGTCGCAAAGGACTGACCCGCTGGCAATGGGCGATGAACCTTTTCGTGCAGGATTACGCCACCACCGGAGCAGTGCCCATCAACCTCTATATGCCCGGTCTGGTGAAAACCAAAATTCTCTCAAACGAGCCGCAACCCATGCGGGCTTTCGTCAAAATTATGAACCTCATCATCGGGCTGACACCCGAAAAAGCCGCCAACAACGTGTTGAAAGTGGTGGATGACATTGCCCAAAAGCACAAAAACGGCGCAACCTACGCTTGGGCAAAAGAGCGTTCCGCACTGAAATTGGATACACAGCTAGGCGATTTGGAGCGGTTGGAGGGGTTGACTAAGGAGATTTTGAGGCAGTATTTATAA
- a CDS encoding AraC family transcriptional regulator: MKPDIQRYAFKEEAKIGFEIVDLGEVYARHKAQVTVPHRTDFYHILWLKAGVSQHFVDFQTVDIEPNTLLFINKDAVHAFENVEQVSGKGIIFLDNFFCSSEQDAQFLHNCVCFNNFRTISRLNVTQGCTDFKAIFAMMNEAFQKPPEPFQIVFLRNLLHNFLILSERFLRQHSDFQALPAGIDMDISAAFRNLLNAHFITEKNVGFYASQLNITENRLYHATQYILGKSPKQVINDRLVLEAKRLLVNSAKPVKEISFELGFGEPTNFNQFFKKNVGLTPGEWRMANGWVQDRLQR, encoded by the coding sequence ATGAAACCCGATATCCAACGCTACGCCTTCAAGGAAGAAGCCAAAATCGGCTTCGAAATCGTGGATTTGGGCGAGGTGTATGCCCGCCACAAAGCCCAGGTAACCGTGCCACACCGCACGGATTTTTACCATATCCTATGGCTGAAAGCAGGTGTGTCGCAACATTTTGTAGATTTCCAAACCGTTGATATTGAGCCTAATACGCTGCTTTTTATCAACAAGGATGCCGTCCATGCTTTTGAAAACGTGGAACAGGTATCGGGAAAGGGCATTATCTTTTTGGATAATTTTTTCTGCAGCAGCGAGCAGGATGCGCAGTTTCTCCATAATTGTGTTTGCTTCAATAACTTCCGCACGATTTCGAGGCTGAATGTGACGCAGGGTTGCACCGATTTTAAGGCTATTTTTGCAATGATGAACGAGGCTTTCCAGAAGCCACCGGAGCCATTTCAAATTGTTTTTCTGCGCAATCTGCTGCATAATTTCCTCATACTTTCCGAGCGGTTTTTGCGGCAGCATAGCGATTTCCAAGCATTGCCCGCTGGCATTGACATGGACATATCGGCGGCTTTTCGCAACCTGCTCAACGCCCATTTTATAACTGAAAAAAACGTAGGCTTTTACGCCTCGCAACTCAACATCACCGAAAACCGGCTTTACCACGCCACCCAGTATATTTTGGGCAAAAGCCCCAAACAGGTCATCAACGACCGCCTCGTGCTGGAGGCCAAGCGGCTGTTGGTCAACTCTGCCAAGCCCGTCAAGGAAATCAGTTTTGAGCTCGGTTTCGGCGAGCCGACCAATTTCAACCAATTTTTCAAAAAAAACGTGGGGCTAACGCCGGGGGAATGGCGGATGGCAAATGGGTGGGTCCAAGATCGGTTACAACGATAG
- a CDS encoding GNAT family N-acetyltransferase codes for MTIHPAQITLKIATSSEDFRSARQLIEDYARFLDVDLCFQNFAQELEGLSTMYGPPDGCQLLAFHDNQLAGGVGLRRFNEEWCEMKRLYVYPSFNGLGIGTLLVDAVIAEARRLAYKQMVLDTIPKLDTALQMYFRRGFYEIPPYYNNPYRHTTKVYFLALSL; via the coding sequence ATGACCATCCATCCTGCTCAGATTACACTTAAAATAGCCACCTCTTCTGAAGACTTCCGTTCTGCCCGCCAGCTCATTGAAGACTATGCCCGCTTTTTAGATGTGGATTTGTGTTTCCAGAACTTTGCCCAAGAATTGGAAGGATTATCCACCATGTATGGCCCACCTGACGGCTGCCAACTGCTCGCCTTCCACGATAACCAATTGGCAGGTGGCGTGGGCCTTAGGCGTTTTAATGAAGAATGGTGTGAAATGAAACGCCTTTATGTGTATCCTTCATTTAACGGTTTGGGAATCGGCACGTTGTTGGTAGATGCAGTGATTGCAGAAGCCAGACGCTTAGCTTATAAACAAATGGTCTTAGATACCATTCCTAAACTGGATACCGCCTTGCAAATGTACTTTAGGCGTGGATTTTATGAAATACCGCCCTATTACAACAATCCATACCGCCACACTACCAAGGTGTACTTTCTGGCATTATCACTTTAG
- a CDS encoding HupE/UreJ family protein: MLTTFFVWLRMGFEHIADVQGYDHILFVISLIALYTFRDWKRILILLSAFTLGHTVTLALATLRIVQVDAALIEFLIPLTIFITGAMNVVMPEPRNTEILPPLRWKYTMAFTFGLIHGLGFSNFLRDLLGEEESILLPLFSFNVGLEVGQIVIVAIAMGLGYLVLTYTRLKIRQWSLVLSTAAMGLSAFLMLQRFEGLLRAFASLTV, from the coding sequence ATGCTCACTACCTTCTTTGTATGGCTTCGGATGGGCTTCGAGCACATTGCCGATGTGCAAGGCTACGACCACATCCTCTTTGTGATTTCGTTGATTGCCCTTTATACCTTTCGAGATTGGAAACGCATCTTGATATTGCTTTCGGCGTTTACACTGGGGCATACGGTTACCTTGGCGTTGGCCACTTTGCGCATTGTTCAGGTTGATGCCGCACTGATTGAGTTTCTCATTCCCCTCACCATTTTCATTACAGGTGCTATGAATGTGGTGATGCCCGAACCTCGGAACACCGAAATATTGCCCCCGCTTAGATGGAAATACACCATGGCTTTTACGTTTGGTCTGATCCATGGTTTGGGGTTTTCAAATTTTCTACGAGACTTGCTTGGCGAGGAAGAAAGCATCTTGTTGCCGCTATTCTCCTTTAATGTCGGGTTAGAAGTGGGACAAATTGTGATCGTCGCCATTGCCATGGGGCTGGGCTATTTGGTGCTAACATACACGCGCCTGAAAATTCGCCAGTGGAGTTTGGTTCTTTCTACCGCAGCAATGGGGTTGTCGGCTTTTTTGATGCTACAACGCTTCGAAGGTCTGCTACGGGCGTTTGCATCACTAACGGTGTGA
- a CDS encoding ester cyclase, with amino-acid sequence MDKNREALVAFYRKGLTVNAETTPTAVLTAVLADDFISHGSVESKGKPQLIGQVEFFWKLIPDLKWEPQDIANDGNKYVVRSLVSGTPKGDFMGLPTDGTKSFQIMSIDFHTVIDGKLTSVHHLEDWGTAMKQLKG; translated from the coding sequence ATGGATAAGAACAGAGAAGCCCTCGTCGCATTTTACCGGAAAGGACTCACCGTCAACGCCGAAACCACACCTACCGCAGTATTGACCGCAGTTTTAGCCGATGATTTCATTTCTCATGGCTCGGTGGAAAGCAAGGGAAAACCACAACTTATCGGACAAGTAGAGTTCTTCTGGAAACTCATCCCGGACTTAAAATGGGAGCCACAGGACATTGCCAACGATGGCAATAAATACGTCGTGCGCAGTTTGGTCAGCGGCACTCCGAAAGGCGATTTTATGGGATTGCCAACAGACGGCACAAAATCATTCCAAATTATGTCCATTGATTTTCACACCGTCATTGATGGCAAACTGACTTCCGTGCATCATTTGGAAGATTGGGGTACGGCGATGAAGCAATTGAAAGGGTAA
- the gltB gene encoding glutamate synthase large subunit, with product MMKKGLPSARGLYHPEFEKDSCGVGFIAHIKGEASHQIVADANQMLINMDHRGACGCEANTGDGAGILTAIPDTFFRKVTAYLGFDLPEKGRYGTGNFFFGHMEGERQRMKDVVEEMVAREGLVFIGWRDVPTDPIRADLGPTARSHRPYTEQPFIGAPTSMTSDAFERKLYHVRKRITNQLRLMEEDFYACSLSARTIIYKGRLTPEQVVHYYPDLADLDYESHLAMVHSRFSTNTFPSWDRAQPKRMMAHNGEINTLKGNVNWMYARQGQLKSDLIDTSLAQPICEPDTSDSGNFDNVLELLVLSGRSLPEAIAMMIPEAWENHEGMSAAKRAFYEYHAHLLEPWDGPASISFTDGRYIGAVLDRNGLRPSRYYVTKDDRVIMASEAGVLPIAAGLIQAKGRLQPGRMFLVDFEQGRIVPDEELKKQLAEAQPYKSWLRDQQITLSEIVATTDFDTIPATTDNLTARLKVFGYTTEHLNFILKPMIKAGSEPLFSMGNDAPLAPLSHRDRLLYDYFQQHFAQVTNPPIDSTREYLIMSLQCYVGPQGNLLAPSPESAHRLRLDDPILSNEEMAALKKMNHRGWTSSVIDITYPVSEGVRGLEQAIDRICKEVERAIWQNHSVVILSDRLASRNRIPVSSLLASSSVHHHLIRTKLRTRVALILETGEAREVHHHAVLLGYGADAINPYLVFESAMSEYEKGAFGHEMTKEGLVMSYKKGVSKGILKVMAKMGISTLQSYKGAQIFEAVGLNKALVEKSFSGTISRIGGISYEELAEEALQRHRLAFPEQLDASQLDNPGEYHWRSNGERHMWTPEAIAHLQKAARTNSRDAYYAFAKVVDGTAENASTLRSLLRFKAGATAIPLHEVEPASEIVKRFVTGAMSLGSISTEAHETLAVALNRLGGKSNTGEGGEDYFRFEAMPNGDSKRSAIKQVASGRFGVTMWYLHNADELQIKMAQGAKPGEGGELPGHKVSEYIASVRRSMPGVGLISPPPHHDIYSIEDLSQLIHDLKNANPRARISVKLVSEAGVGTIAAGVAKAKADHILISGHDGGTGASPINSIKHAGLPWELGLAETHQTLVMNGLRSRVTLQTDGQLKTGRDVVIAAILGAEEFGFATAPLITMGCIMMRKCHLNTCPVGVATQDPVLRKKFKGLPEHVVNYLWMVAEHAREIMASLGVISITELVGRVELVEENPDIRHWKTKTIDLSALLVPAESLYGNMPVVCSEPQDHGLMKSIDNTLIALAFPALEQAKPIRLALPVKNTDRVIGAMLSSEVVRRFGEPALPEDTIWIKLRGSAGQSLGAFTVQGVTLEVEGDANDYVGKGLSGGKVVVYPDRVATFRPEEHIVVGNVCFYGATSGEAYIRGQAAERFAVRNSGAKVVVEGVGDHACEYMTGGRVVILGPTGRNFAAGMSGGIAYVLDSVGTFERHCNTELVNLEGVTEPEELMELHELISRHLQYTGSTIAEEILNHWQARVRQFVKVMPRDYKRVLSALKQKQSILA from the coding sequence ATGATGAAAAAAGGACTTCCAAGTGCACGCGGGCTTTATCATCCCGAATTTGAAAAAGACAGTTGTGGCGTAGGTTTCATTGCCCATATAAAAGGCGAAGCCAGTCATCAGATTGTAGCAGATGCCAATCAGATGCTTATCAACATGGACCACCGTGGTGCTTGTGGTTGCGAGGCCAATACAGGCGATGGCGCGGGCATCCTGACGGCCATTCCAGATACATTTTTTCGAAAAGTAACGGCTTATTTGGGCTTTGACCTTCCGGAAAAAGGACGATATGGGACAGGTAATTTTTTCTTCGGGCATATGGAAGGAGAACGGCAACGAATGAAAGACGTTGTGGAAGAGATGGTTGCCCGTGAAGGTCTCGTCTTTATTGGATGGCGAGATGTCCCTACCGACCCGATCCGCGCCGATCTTGGCCCAACCGCCCGCTCACACCGCCCTTATACAGAACAACCTTTCATTGGCGCACCAACAAGCATGACCTCCGATGCCTTTGAACGTAAACTTTACCACGTCCGCAAGCGCATCACCAATCAATTACGGTTGATGGAGGAGGACTTCTATGCGTGTAGCCTCTCTGCACGTACCATTATTTATAAAGGCCGACTAACACCTGAACAGGTGGTGCATTATTACCCCGACCTTGCAGACCTTGACTATGAAAGCCACCTCGCGATGGTACACAGTCGGTTTTCCACAAACACCTTTCCCTCGTGGGACCGTGCCCAACCAAAGCGCATGATGGCCCACAATGGCGAGATCAACACCCTCAAAGGGAATGTGAACTGGATGTATGCACGTCAGGGGCAACTAAAATCCGATTTAATTGACACCTCCTTGGCTCAACCCATCTGCGAGCCAGATACCTCGGATTCCGGAAATTTTGATAACGTATTAGAATTATTGGTACTTAGTGGTCGATCTCTTCCCGAAGCCATTGCTATGATGATTCCAGAAGCTTGGGAAAACCACGAAGGCATGAGTGCTGCCAAACGTGCATTTTATGAATATCATGCCCATCTTTTAGAGCCGTGGGATGGTCCTGCCTCCATATCTTTTACCGACGGGCGGTACATCGGGGCAGTATTAGACCGAAATGGCCTGCGCCCAAGCCGCTACTACGTTACCAAAGACGACCGGGTGATTATGGCCTCGGAAGCAGGTGTACTTCCCATTGCCGCAGGTTTAATTCAGGCCAAGGGCCGCTTACAACCTGGCCGCATGTTTCTTGTGGATTTTGAACAAGGGCGCATTGTGCCCGACGAAGAGCTCAAAAAGCAACTTGCAGAAGCGCAACCTTATAAATCATGGTTACGCGACCAACAAATCACCCTTTCAGAAATTGTGGCCACTACCGACTTTGACACGATTCCAGCCACCACAGACAACCTAACCGCCCGGCTAAAGGTCTTTGGCTACACCACCGAACACCTAAATTTCATCTTGAAGCCAATGATTAAAGCAGGTTCCGAACCACTTTTCTCTATGGGAAACGATGCACCTTTAGCCCCATTGTCGCACCGAGACCGCTTGCTCTACGACTATTTCCAGCAACATTTTGCCCAAGTAACCAATCCCCCGATTGACTCTACCCGGGAATACCTGATCATGTCGCTCCAGTGCTATGTTGGACCACAAGGCAATCTGTTGGCGCCTTCACCAGAATCCGCTCACCGATTGCGATTAGACGACCCAATCTTGTCTAATGAAGAAATGGCTGCCCTCAAAAAGATGAATCATCGTGGTTGGACTTCTTCTGTAATAGACATTACGTATCCAGTTTCCGAGGGCGTAAGAGGGTTGGAACAGGCCATTGACCGAATTTGTAAAGAAGTAGAGCGTGCCATCTGGCAAAACCATAGTGTCGTGATTTTATCCGACCGCCTCGCTTCCCGAAACCGGATTCCAGTTTCGTCTTTATTGGCCTCATCTTCGGTTCATCATCATCTGATCCGTACCAAATTGCGTACCCGTGTAGCCCTCATCTTAGAAACGGGTGAAGCACGCGAAGTACACCATCATGCGGTGCTTTTGGGATACGGCGCAGATGCCATAAACCCTTATCTTGTCTTCGAATCGGCGATGTCAGAATACGAAAAAGGTGCTTTTGGCCACGAAATGACCAAAGAGGGTCTTGTTATGTCTTATAAAAAAGGCGTGAGTAAAGGAATCTTGAAAGTTATGGCCAAAATGGGCATTTCAACCCTGCAAAGTTATAAAGGTGCACAGATTTTTGAGGCCGTAGGCTTAAATAAAGCCTTGGTGGAAAAAAGTTTTTCAGGAACCATTAGCCGGATCGGCGGCATTTCTTATGAAGAATTGGCCGAAGAAGCCCTCCAGAGGCATCGGTTGGCATTCCCCGAACAACTGGATGCCTCCCAACTTGATAACCCCGGCGAGTATCACTGGCGCAGCAACGGAGAACGTCATATGTGGACTCCCGAAGCCATTGCGCACTTACAAAAAGCAGCCCGTACCAACAGCCGAGACGCCTATTATGCTTTTGCCAAGGTCGTGGACGGCACAGCGGAAAACGCCAGTACCCTACGAAGTTTATTGCGCTTTAAAGCGGGCGCCACAGCCATTCCACTACATGAAGTAGAGCCCGCTTCCGAGATTGTCAAACGCTTTGTGACCGGCGCCATGAGCCTTGGCTCTATTTCAACAGAAGCGCACGAAACCTTGGCGGTTGCGCTCAACCGACTCGGGGGAAAATCAAATACGGGCGAAGGGGGGGAGGATTATTTCCGGTTCGAGGCTATGCCCAACGGCGACTCCAAGCGGAGTGCCATTAAACAAGTGGCTTCCGGTCGGTTTGGGGTCACCATGTGGTACCTACACAATGCCGATGAACTACAAATCAAGATGGCCCAAGGGGCAAAACCTGGTGAAGGGGGCGAATTACCAGGCCATAAGGTGAGTGAATACATTGCGTCTGTGCGTCGCTCCATGCCCGGCGTTGGGCTTATTTCCCCACCACCCCACCACGATATTTATTCCATAGAAGACCTCTCGCAACTCATCCACGACCTAAAAAACGCCAATCCCCGTGCCCGGATCAGCGTCAAATTGGTCTCGGAAGCTGGCGTAGGAACCATTGCCGCAGGCGTTGCCAAGGCCAAAGCAGACCATATCCTGATTTCCGGACACGATGGCGGCACGGGGGCTTCGCCCATCAACTCCATCAAACATGCAGGGTTACCGTGGGAGTTAGGGCTCGCAGAAACCCACCAAACATTGGTGATGAACGGGTTAAGAAGCAGGGTTACGCTCCAAACCGATGGGCAATTAAAAACAGGACGTGATGTGGTGATCGCAGCCATTTTGGGCGCGGAAGAGTTTGGATTTGCCACGGCGCCGCTCATTACCATGGGGTGTATTATGATGCGGAAGTGCCACCTGAATACCTGTCCGGTGGGAGTGGCTACCCAAGACCCGGTTTTGCGTAAGAAATTTAAAGGACTTCCCGAACACGTCGTAAACTATTTATGGATGGTGGCCGAACATGCCCGCGAGATTATGGCTTCATTGGGCGTGATATCCATCACGGAATTGGTAGGCAGAGTAGAATTGGTCGAAGAAAATCCAGACATTCGGCATTGGAAAACCAAAACCATTGATTTATCGGCCCTATTGGTTCCAGCCGAATCCCTCTATGGCAATATGCCCGTGGTTTGTTCCGAACCACAAGACCATGGACTGATGAAGTCCATAGACAATACCTTAATTGCGCTCGCATTTCCTGCTTTGGAACAAGCCAAACCCATTCGGCTTGCCCTACCCGTAAAAAACACCGACCGTGTAATCGGCGCCATGCTGAGCAGCGAAGTTGTCCGGCGTTTTGGGGAACCCGCCTTGCCAGAAGATACCATTTGGATTAAACTACGCGGTTCCGCCGGACAAAGCTTGGGCGCCTTTACCGTCCAAGGAGTTACCTTAGAAGTCGAAGGAGATGCAAACGACTATGTAGGCAAAGGCCTTTCTGGCGGAAAAGTGGTGGTTTATCCGGATCGGGTGGCCACCTTCCGGCCTGAAGAGCATATTGTGGTGGGCAATGTCTGTTTTTATGGCGCAACAAGTGGGGAAGCCTATATTCGTGGACAAGCAGCGGAGCGGTTTGCCGTCCGTAACTCCGGCGCAAAAGTGGTGGTAGAAGGCGTGGGCGACCATGCTTGTGAATACATGACGGGCGGCCGCGTAGTCATTCTTGGCCCTACGGGACGTAATTTCGCCGCTGGAATGAGTGGTGGAATTGCTTATGTACTGGACTCTGTGGGCACGTTTGAAAGGCATTGCAATACCGAACTGGTAAATTTGGAAGGGGTTACTGAACCAGAAGAACTCATGGAACTGCACGAGTTGATTTCGCGCCACCTACAATATACTGGCTCCACCATTGCCGAAGAAATACTAAACCATTGGCAGGCAAGAGTCAGGCAATTTGTCAAAGTGATGCCAAGAGACTATAAGCGGGTTCTTTCTGCCCTAAAGCAAAAACAATCTATACTTGCCTAA
- a CDS encoding class I SAM-dependent methyltransferase: MNAQIQATLDRLHAEAARNLPAMFLALSKAVFRPLQPEDMKNAYIAVSRQQGELMYRTILDSGYRHIVEYGTSFGISTIYLAAAARETGGRVVTTELLPEKAEKAHQNFVEAGVDDLIDIKVGDVMQTLRGYDEPIDLLFLDGWKEQYLPLAQMLEPNFTQNALLVADNLGMEGVKQYLQYVRNSPKYRSQTIGTDKGGTEFTHFINN, translated from the coding sequence ATGAACGCACAAATCCAAGCCACCCTCGACCGCCTCCACGCTGAAGCCGCCAGAAACCTGCCTGCTATGTTTCTCGCACTTTCAAAAGCCGTGTTTCGCCCTTTACAACCGGAGGACATGAAAAACGCCTACATCGCCGTCAGTCGGCAGCAGGGGGAACTGATGTACCGCACCATCCTCGACAGCGGCTACCGCCACATCGTGGAGTACGGCACTTCGTTTGGCATTTCCACGATTTACTTAGCGGCGGCGGCAAGGGAAACGGGCGGCAGGGTCGTCACCACCGAACTGCTGCCCGAAAAAGCCGAAAAAGCACACCAAAACTTCGTGGAAGCGGGCGTGGACGACCTGATTGACATCAAAGTAGGTGACGTGATGCAGACCCTCAGGGGTTACGACGAACCGATTGACCTGCTTTTCCTCGATGGCTGGAAGGAACAATACCTGCCGCTGGCGCAAATGCTGGAACCCAATTTTACCCAAAACGCCCTGCTCGTCGCCGACAACCTCGGCATGGAAGGCGTGAAACAGTACCTCCAATACGTCCGAAACTCGCCGAAATACCGCTCCCAGACCATCGGGACGGACAAGGGCGGAACGGAATTCACGCATTTTATCAACAACTGA